In one window of uncultured Draconibacterium sp. DNA:
- a CDS encoding type IX secretion system membrane protein PorP/SprF: MKKIFLAIILFCNLSVMAQQDPLFSQYMFNKLLVNPGYAGSTETFSVDLLSRYQWVGIEGAPKTTTLAAQTLLGDHVGVGAYLFRDEIGPTINQGFMATYSYRIMTRHGWLSFGIQGGFKYFDFDWNAINTEYPDQMFDPQDVRRFSPDVNLGLYYYTLRFFAGISSKQLLENEYGEFTTSNGASSFSRLKRHFYAMTGMLFPINDRMTFRPSIMGKYVNNAPVQFDFNASIIFNDVFWVGAAFRTEKAVVFLTEFNITKSMRLGYSFDLYLNELQSHNNGSHEIRLGFDIRQKQDRMKTPRYF; encoded by the coding sequence ATGAAAAAGATATTTTTAGCAATTATTTTGTTTTGCAATTTGTCGGTGATGGCACAGCAAGACCCATTGTTTTCACAATATATGTTTAATAAGCTTTTGGTAAATCCCGGATATGCCGGGAGTACCGAAACCTTCTCAGTAGATTTATTAAGCCGCTACCAGTGGGTAGGAATAGAGGGTGCACCTAAAACAACAACTCTGGCCGCGCAAACCTTATTGGGCGATCATGTTGGTGTTGGAGCTTACCTTTTTCGCGATGAAATTGGCCCTACCATCAACCAGGGATTTATGGCAACATATTCCTATCGTATTATGACCCGTCATGGTTGGCTATCATTTGGTATCCAGGGTGGATTTAAATATTTTGATTTCGATTGGAATGCGATTAACACCGAATATCCCGACCAAATGTTTGACCCGCAAGATGTTAGACGTTTTTCACCTGATGTAAATTTGGGTTTGTATTATTACACGCTAAGATTTTTTGCAGGTATCTCCTCTAAGCAACTTCTGGAAAATGAGTATGGAGAATTTACTACATCAAATGGAGCTTCTTCATTCTCCAGATTGAAACGACATTTTTATGCCATGACAGGTATGCTTTTCCCAATAAACGACCGGATGACTTTCCGTCCGTCAATTATGGGAAAGTATGTAAATAATGCACCGGTTCAGTTCGATTTTAATGCCAGCATAATATTTAACGATGTGTTTTGGGTAGGCGCTGCATTCAGAACCGAAAAAGCAGTTGTCTTTCTTACGGAGTTTAATATTACAAAAAGCATGAGGTTAGGGTACTCCTTCGACCTTTATTTAAACGAACTACAGTCGCATAATAATGGCTCTCACGAAATTCGTTTGGGCTTTGATATTCGTCAAAAACAAGATCGAATGAAAACACCTCGCTATTTTTAA
- a CDS encoding OmpA family protein gives MKKRYLFVFLASVLCFQVFAQNKKGDKLFKYYNYAEAIPYYLKAYNKGNITEQNHAIQKLADCYRLTNNAPKARQWYKKAVMLDTTISINWFYLGQSLRSLGLYDEAANAFSTFNRQVPDDELGQRYYQYCVDIEPWLSLPPMAEIKNIEELNSKYADFCPVFYRDGIVFTSDRKENLSDKINTYGWTEFSYLNLFCTIPQYYKVFWNGLPEPKKMSTSFNQNYHDGPACFSSDYRMVYITRTVAKKGKKLDGNIKTHLLKIYYAEIDDDKHLDYKAFAFNSDDYSVGHPALSEDGQQIIFSSDMPGGMGGSDLYMCTMKDGTWGEPVNLGETINSEEDEVFPYWVNDSVLFFSSDGHLGYGGLDIFQANFEKDAWRKPENLKSPLNSSYDDFGIVLKDNLKEGMFSSNRPEGKGNDDIYGFKNLERINVVSEPVLQISGRVVDQSNMPLEGATVFLLDPITSQVKVLITDKNGVYSDEADYNQNYVPKAMKDSYMDDCLTFRTPEGEMESYKVPHDLVLTKLEVDQVFKVENIYYDLDKWYIRKDAEAPLDNLVALMKKYPITAELSSHTDCRASDEYNRELSQKRAESAVRYIILQGIAPSRITAKGYGESQLVNKCADGVDCKEEEHQANRRTEFKITSVGSRADGYGIDLSIYKHGDIVPANILGSQFFTDCMK, from the coding sequence ATGAAAAAAAGATATTTATTCGTATTTCTGGCATCTGTTCTTTGTTTTCAGGTGTTTGCGCAGAATAAAAAAGGAGACAAACTTTTTAAGTACTACAATTACGCCGAAGCGATTCCGTATTATTTGAAAGCATACAATAAAGGGAATATCACCGAGCAAAATCATGCAATCCAAAAGTTAGCCGACTGTTATCGGTTAACCAACAATGCACCTAAAGCCAGGCAATGGTACAAAAAGGCAGTTATGCTTGATACAACCATTTCAATAAACTGGTTTTATTTAGGGCAATCGTTGCGAAGTTTAGGATTATACGATGAAGCTGCCAATGCTTTTAGCACATTTAACCGCCAGGTACCCGACGATGAGTTAGGACAAAGATATTATCAATATTGTGTTGATATTGAGCCCTGGTTAAGCTTACCTCCAATGGCTGAAATTAAAAATATTGAAGAGCTAAATTCCAAGTATGCTGATTTTTGTCCGGTATTTTATCGAGATGGTATAGTTTTTACGTCTGACAGGAAAGAAAACCTTAGTGACAAAATTAATACCTATGGTTGGACTGAATTTAGTTATCTCAATTTATTTTGCACCATACCTCAATACTATAAAGTATTTTGGAATGGTTTACCGGAGCCCAAAAAGATGTCAACGTCTTTTAACCAAAACTACCACGATGGTCCTGCTTGTTTCTCTAGTGATTACCGTATGGTGTACATAACAAGAACAGTTGCAAAAAAGGGGAAAAAGCTCGATGGAAACATAAAAACGCATTTACTTAAAATATATTATGCCGAAATCGATGACGACAAACACCTTGACTATAAGGCATTCGCATTCAATAGCGATGACTATTCAGTAGGTCATCCAGCACTTTCGGAAGATGGACAACAAATAATTTTTTCATCAGATATGCCTGGTGGCATGGGAGGCTCCGATTTGTATATGTGCACAATGAAAGATGGCACGTGGGGTGAACCTGTTAATTTGGGTGAAACGATAAACTCGGAGGAAGATGAAGTTTTTCCGTATTGGGTAAATGATAGTGTTCTCTTCTTTTCTTCCGATGGACATTTGGGCTATGGAGGGTTAGATATTTTTCAAGCTAATTTTGAGAAAGATGCATGGAGAAAGCCAGAGAACTTAAAATCACCTTTAAATTCGTCGTATGATGATTTTGGCATTGTTCTCAAGGATAATCTGAAAGAAGGTATGTTCAGTTCAAATCGCCCCGAAGGCAAAGGTAACGACGATATTTATGGTTTTAAGAACCTAGAACGTATAAATGTTGTTTCCGAACCTGTTTTGCAAATTAGTGGCCGTGTTGTTGACCAAAGTAATATGCCTTTAGAAGGTGCAACCGTTTTCTTGCTCGACCCAATAACCAGTCAGGTGAAGGTATTAATAACCGACAAAAATGGAGTTTATTCTGATGAGGCAGATTACAATCAAAACTATGTGCCAAAAGCCATGAAAGATAGTTATATGGACGATTGCCTCACTTTTCGCACACCTGAGGGGGAAATGGAATCGTATAAAGTACCACACGATCTCGTGTTAACAAAACTTGAGGTAGACCAGGTGTTTAAAGTGGAAAATATTTATTACGATTTAGACAAATGGTATATTCGGAAAGATGCTGAAGCTCCGCTGGATAATCTGGTTGCCCTTATGAAGAAATATCCTATTACTGCCGAACTTTCATCACATACCGATTGCCGTGCCTCGGATGAGTATAACCGCGAATTGTCACAAAAACGTGCCGAATCTGCCGTGCGCTATATTATTTTGCAAGGCATTGCCCCTTCGCGTATTACTGCTAAAGGCTATGGCGAAAGCCAATTAGTTAATAAATGTGCAGATGGCGTTGATTGTAAAGAAGAAGAGCATCAGGCTAACCGACGTACAGAGTTTAAAATTACCTCAGTTGGTTCCCGGGCCGATGGTTACGGAATTGACCTAAGCATATACAAACACGGCGATATCGTGCCTGCAAATATCTTAGGTAGCCAATTTTTTACTGACTGTATGAAATAG